From the genome of Pseudoliparis swirei isolate HS2019 ecotype Mariana Trench chromosome 14, NWPU_hadal_v1, whole genome shotgun sequence:
CCTCTTCCGATTGGCCCGACTCTTTGAGTTCTTCGACCGGACGGAGACCAGAACCAATTTCCCCAACATCTTCCGAATTTCCAACCTGGTGCtctacatcatcatcatcatccattGGAACGCTTGCCTCTTCTTCGCCATCTCCAAGGTGCTCGGCTTCGGCTCGGACACCTGGGTGTATCCGAGCGTAAAGAATCCGGAGTTTGCTCGCCTGGCCCGGCAGTACATCTACTGCTTCTACTGGtccaccctcaccctgaccacCATCGGGGAGACGCCTCCTCCAGTCCGAGACGTGGAATACTTTTTTGTAGTAGTTGACTTTCTTACTGGGGTTCTCATCTTTGCCACAATTGTGGGCAATGTGGGCGCCATGATATCTAACATGAGTGCCGCACGAGTCGAGTTCCAGGCCAAGGTCGACTCTATAAAGCAATACATGCAGTTCCGTAAGGTCACGAAAGATCTGGAGGTGAGAGTGCTGAAGTGGTTCGACTACCTGTGGACAGAGGAGAAGACCTGCGATGAGAAGCAGGTGCTGAAGAACCTGCCGGACAAGCTGAAGGCAGAGATAGCCATCAACGTGCATCTGGAGACGTTGAAGAAAGTGCGGATCTTTCAAGACTGCGAGGCCGGTTTGCTCATCGAGCTGGTCCTTAAACTTCAGCCTCAAGTCTTCAGCCCGGGAGACTACATCTGTAAGAAGGGCGACATCGGCAGGGAGATGTACATCATCAAGGGAGGGAAGCTGGCCGTGGTAGCAGATGATGGGGTCACGCAGTTCGTGGTCCTCAGCGAGGGGGCGTACTTTGGAGAGATCAGCATCCTGGGGATCAAGGGCAGCAAGGCAGGAAACCGAAGGACGGCCAACATCCGGAGCCTGGGCTACTCCGATCTGTTCGCCCTGTCCAAAGACGACCTGATGGAGGCGCTCATCGAGTACCCCGATGCCAAGAGCGTgctggaggagaaggggaagTCCATCCTGATGAAAGACAACCTCATAGACGAGTCTCTGGTCGTGCCCACCGACGCCAAAGACTTGGAGAACAAGGTCAACAAGGTCGAAGCCAGTTTGGAGGTGATGACGGTGAGATTCAGGAAGCTGACAGCCCAGTATGAAACCTCCCAGCGTAAACTGAAACAGcggctcagtcacatgtccaaCCAGGTCCAGACCCTCCGAGTCGAGCCTGTGGCGCCCTCTCTGGCTGGAggacctcctcctgaacactcCGATGTGGCTCACTAGGTCAGCGCCTCCTGGATGTCTCACACCGCCTGGTACCAACAGGCTCGACTCGGTAAAGTCCTTCAACGCGTGTTCTCTGACCCAGACCAGCTGCTTGTCGTGCTGTTCAGATGTCGGGgcttttaaatattaaacaaagAGACTTTAGTACTGAGTAACAAAAGCTATCAAACGGTCCATCTGGTGTCTCTGAGGTCAGGAATGCCTAGAAATGCACGTTTGTGAGCGACTAGCTGTCATGGCAACGAGTCTCCTGGGTCTGTTCTTCAAGATGTTAAATAAACAGAGTTGAACCAGTCGGAGTCCTTTGGAGGGTCacagaacatcagaacatcagaacacctagaacatcagaacaccagaacacctAGAACATCAGAACACTCAGAACATCAGATCACCAGAACAgcagaacatcagaacaccagCTGGGATCAGCTCCTCTGTCTTCAGAGCCTGATGGTCTCAGAGCTTCAGCGAAAGGACCGACGAGGtccaccatcatcttcatcagtaGTTCAATACATTAAGGTTTAATCTTCCTCAGTAGTTTAATACATAAAGGTttaatcttcatcttcatcagtaGTTTAATACATAAAGGTTTACTCTTGgcgagatggcgcggctgtgtccagacgccgtcgaggtagctccgcggagattgtgcgctcttttagtttttgtgtttatttttaatattttctttgccacaaacacatcggcactaacagcatacgaccacagcacacttttggacataaacttttgcgcaaaacaagggtttttgtccactttttccatcgatccagcgtggccggcagagatcgtacgagcgaaccacaacaacaacagtggagccgctactacggggagacgacgaaaacatcgagggaaacggagcgaattcggaacagactgagagttcaagcccaccgtccacctctgcccagcatccttcttgctaacgtccagtctctggaaaataagatggatgatgttagggcaaggatcagattccaacgggacatgagggactgtaacatctttgtctgacggaaacatggctgacccgctggtgccggatcgagtcatatggcTCACCGAGTCCATCTcagttttccgtgcagacagaacggaagagtctgatAAATCGAAGGggggagggtttgcttcatgactaacaacaagtggtgcaaccccaaggacattaagactctttctcgctcctgctcacgaacctggaacatctgacgatctcatgccatccattctaccttcccgggagttcagctcggtcatcaccacagccgtctacataccaccacaagcggacaccgacgtagcactatcggacctacatgatgtgttatgtcggcatcagaacaagtatcccgacggctgtggtggtggctggggactttaataggcaaacctaaaaagtcatgccgaactttcaccagcacattacgtgtgctaccagaggaaagaacgttggaccactgctatacgccattcaagagaggctacaaggctgtctctctcctccgttgcaaatcggaccatgccgccattttcctgctaccggagtaccaacaaaagatagcgggaagcggtagtgacgaggaacgtagcggtggtctgaccaatcagaggctgagctacaggacgctctgcgtgtcgtcgactgggacatgatccaatccagttccagtgacgtcagcgagtttgtggacgtagcaatgagcctcatagcaacgctagcggacaccatcgtccccacggtaaaagttagggtctttcctaaccaaaagccgtgggttgatagatccatccgtgaagctgtgaacgcctgcattgctgcctataactccggtcttgtatccgcaacatggacgagtacaaggcagcggtctatggactgaggagggcggtgaaggacgccaagaggaggtaccgagacagagtggaatcacagatggagcagcgcgacaccaggcgcctatggcaggggctacggactatcacagactaccagagcagacccctcgcaatggtgagtgccgacgcatccctagcggacgacctgaactcattttatgcacggtttgaggctagcaacaacagcgctagctcgccggctaacaacaacaccgttagcgtagccaaggtgagttctaccgctggggatgaacacacactctctgtgaccgagcacagtgtgaggagggctctgttgagggtgaacaccaggaaagctgcaggtccagatggcatatctgggcgagtactgaagacctgtgctaaccagctagctccagtgttcaccacaatattcaacctctccctggctgagtccgtgggcCCCGCCTGCagcaagagatccactattgtccctgtgcccaagaatgcttctccagcatgtatgaatgactactgaccgtggccctcacctcggtggtcatgaaatgctttgagaggctgataaaggactacatctgcgccttcctcccttcctccatggacccgctgcagtttgcttatcgcccaaacagatccacggatgatgctgtctcccaggtactgcacaccacactctctcatctggacagccagagggggctatgtgagactgctgttcattgattatagttcagctttcaacaccatagtcccctcagactggcggcaagctgattgagctgggactgaacacccctgtgtgcttggatcctggacttcctgaccgccaggccacaggtggtcagggtgggcagacacacctcaaacccctcaccctgaacacaggatccccagggttgcgtcctcagcccctactgtactccctgtacacacatgactgtgtggccaggttcagctccaacaccatcatcaagtttgcggatgacacagtggtggtgggcctgatctccgacaacgacgaaaaggcctacctggaggaagttgctgatctgtcactctggtgccaggacaacagcctcatcatgaatgtcaccaaaactaaggagctgattgtggactttaggagggtacaacaacagaggacgtactcaccactggggattaacgggactactgtggagagggtgagcggtataaatacctgggagtccacatcaccgaggatctgacatggtcaacgaacacagacactctggtgagaaaggcaaggcagcgcctctaccacctcaggcagctgaggaaatttaaagtttcccagaggatccttcagtccttctactctggagctgtagagagcgtcctgacaggaagcatcacagcctggtttggcaactgctccgctcaggacaggaaggctctgcagagagtagtgcgttcagctgaacgcactattggaactacactccccaccctgcaggacttgtacaccaggaggtgcagaaccagagccggcaggatcatgaaggatcctcaccaccccaacaacagactgtttcagctgctgcggtcaggcaggcgcctccgtagtcacgctgcaagaacagagagactgagacggagtttctttcctcaggc
Proteins encoded in this window:
- the LOC130204215 gene encoding cyclic nucleotide-gated channel cone photoreceptor subunit alpha-like, which produces MHLGKSSVGPAKSGLSIQRAEDPSSRALAAGNRNNCNNKDGKEDGKTEEPKKDDKKDDKKDDKKEEPKDVWIMDPATDTYYYWLGVISIPVFYNLMLLVARSCFNELQSGSLTMWLVLDYTSDVLYFIDTFVRARTGFLEQGLLVRDPKVLKEKYMKTRQFRLDIISVIPTDIVFLKIGIDNPEWRFNRLFRLARLFEFFDRTETRTNFPNIFRISNLVLYIIIIIHWNACLFFAISKVLGFGSDTWVYPSVKNPEFARLARQYIYCFYWSTLTLTTIGETPPPVRDVEYFFVVVDFLTGVLIFATIVGNVGAMISNMSAARVEFQAKVDSIKQYMQFRKVTKDLEVRVLKWFDYLWTEEKTCDEKQVLKNLPDKLKAEIAINVHLETLKKVRIFQDCEAGLLIELVLKLQPQVFSPGDYICKKGDIGREMYIIKGGKLAVVADDGVTQFVVLSEGAYFGEISILGIKGSKAGNRRTANIRSLGYSDLFALSKDDLMEALIEYPDAKSVLEEKGKSILMKDNLIDESLVVPTDAKDLENKVNKVEASLEVMTVRFRKLTAQYETSQRKLKQRLSHMSNQVQTLRVEPVAPSLAGGPPPEHSDVAH